A genomic segment from Streptomyces antibioticus encodes:
- a CDS encoding class II glutamine amidotransferase: protein MCRWLAYSGTPILLDTILYKPEHSLIDQSLHSRLGVETTNGDGFGIGWYGDGMKTPGVFRDIGPAWSNRNLRELADHIRSPLFFAHIRATTGTAVQQTNCHPFRHGRWMWMHNGAIAEFHRTRRDLALAVDPQLFLDMEGSTDSEMMFYLALTFGLEDDPPGAVARMAGFVERVGHEHGVEYPLQMTVAVTEGRRMWAFRYSSQKQSRSLFYSTRVQALRQLHPDLGFLQEVSDETRLIVSEPLGDLPGAWNEVPESTYGVVEDGDDEMHTFTPQAA from the coding sequence ATGTGCCGTTGGCTCGCCTACTCGGGAACGCCCATCCTGCTGGACACCATCCTGTACAAACCCGAGCACTCGCTCATCGACCAGAGCCTGCACTCGCGGCTGGGCGTCGAGACGACGAACGGCGACGGCTTCGGGATCGGCTGGTACGGCGACGGGATGAAGACCCCCGGCGTCTTCCGGGACATCGGGCCGGCCTGGAGCAACCGCAACCTGCGGGAACTGGCCGACCACATCCGCTCGCCGCTGTTCTTCGCGCACATCCGCGCCACCACCGGGACGGCGGTGCAGCAGACCAACTGCCACCCCTTCCGGCACGGCCGCTGGATGTGGATGCACAACGGCGCGATCGCCGAGTTCCACCGGACCCGGCGTGACCTCGCGCTGGCCGTCGACCCCCAGCTCTTCCTGGACATGGAGGGCTCCACGGACTCGGAGATGATGTTCTACCTGGCCCTCACCTTCGGCCTGGAGGACGACCCGCCGGGCGCCGTCGCGCGGATGGCGGGCTTCGTCGAGCGCGTCGGCCACGAGCACGGCGTGGAGTACCCGCTCCAGATGACGGTCGCGGTGACCGAGGGACGGCGGATGTGGGCCTTCCGCTACTCCAGCCAGAAGCAGTCCCGGTCGCTGTTCTACAGCACCCGGGTGCAGGCCCTGCGCCAGCTCCACCCCGATCTGGGCTTCCTGCAGGAGGTCTCCGACGAGACCCGTCTGATCGTCTCCGAACCGCTGGGCGACCTCCCCGGCGCCTGGAACGAGGTGCCCGAGAGCACGTACGGCGTGGTGGAGGACGGGGACGACGAGATGCACACGTTCACTCCCCAGGCCGCGTAG
- a CDS encoding HdeD family acid-resistance protein: MTESRGPAPHSGPEFEPGGAEVEPDPYGSAPVAGRRPAQPYGSDPTAALTVLGRSWTWILGSAVATLVPGILVLVWPDETLHVLAVLIGLYLLVAGAFRFVSAFGREDHGERLPGLLLAVLYVLAGVLCLRNPLQTIAALSLIVGVVWLVSGMLTLFTALGAKDLPHRGWVLGAALLAIVAGIVVLALPTESARALTRLLGLWLVLIGLVEVAVALAWRSALRRAGVSGGGDG, encoded by the coding sequence ATGACCGAGTCGCGTGGTCCGGCACCGCACAGCGGACCGGAGTTCGAACCCGGCGGGGCGGAGGTGGAGCCGGATCCCTACGGGTCGGCCCCCGTCGCCGGACGTCGTCCCGCCCAGCCGTACGGCAGTGATCCGACCGCCGCTCTCACCGTGCTCGGCCGGTCCTGGACGTGGATCCTCGGCTCGGCCGTCGCCACGCTGGTGCCGGGCATCCTGGTCCTGGTGTGGCCGGACGAGACGCTGCATGTCCTGGCGGTGCTCATCGGTCTGTATCTGCTGGTGGCCGGGGCGTTCCGGTTCGTGTCGGCGTTCGGCCGCGAGGACCATGGGGAACGGCTGCCCGGGCTGCTGCTCGCCGTGCTGTACGTGCTGGCCGGTGTGCTGTGCCTGCGGAACCCGTTGCAGACGATCGCGGCCCTCTCGTTGATCGTCGGGGTGGTGTGGCTGGTGTCCGGCATGCTCACCCTGTTCACGGCGCTCGGTGCCAAGGATCTGCCGCACCGCGGCTGGGTGCTCGGCGCGGCGCTGCTCGCCATCGTCGCCGGCATCGTCGTCCTGGCCCTCCCCACGGAATCGGCCCGCGCCCTCACCCGCCTCCTCGGCCTCTGGCTCGTCCTGATCGGCCTGGTCGAGGTAGCGGTCGCCCTCGCATGGCGGTCGGCGCTGCGGCGGGCGGGGGTTTCGGGTGGGGGCGACGGGTAG
- a CDS encoding SDR family NAD(P)-dependent oxidoreductase has protein sequence MDSRSYLAELFSLEGRVAVVTGGSSGIGRAVAGALARAGASVVVVARQEPELAETVAELTRDGCRAAWVSADLGSREGVHTAAERAVEAFGEPDILVNSAGINLRPPLDELGDDVWDATMAVNLEAPHLLSRRFGPGMAERGFGRIIHVTSQQAHRAFVQSGAYGVSKGALESLARSQAEAWSPYGVTCNTLVPGFVMTPLNARLSSDPERVAALAARTMVGRNGLAGDFAGAAVFLASRASGYVTGQSIFVDGGFSVH, from the coding sequence ATGGACTCGCGGAGCTATCTCGCCGAACTGTTCTCGCTGGAGGGCCGGGTCGCCGTGGTGACCGGGGGCAGTTCCGGCATCGGGCGCGCCGTCGCCGGGGCGCTCGCCCGGGCCGGGGCGAGCGTGGTGGTCGTGGCGCGCCAGGAGCCGGAGCTGGCCGAGACGGTGGCGGAGCTGACCCGGGACGGCTGCCGGGCGGCCTGGGTGAGCGCCGACCTGGGCAGCCGCGAGGGTGTGCACACGGCGGCGGAGCGGGCCGTCGAGGCGTTCGGCGAGCCCGACATCCTCGTCAACAGCGCCGGGATCAACCTGCGGCCCCCGCTGGACGAGCTGGGCGACGACGTCTGGGACGCCACCATGGCCGTCAATCTGGAGGCGCCGCATCTGCTGAGCCGCCGGTTCGGGCCCGGCATGGCCGAGCGGGGCTTCGGCCGGATCATCCACGTCACCAGCCAGCAGGCCCACCGCGCGTTCGTGCAGAGCGGCGCCTACGGCGTCTCGAAGGGGGCGCTGGAGTCGCTGGCCCGCTCGCAGGCGGAGGCGTGGTCGCCGTACGGCGTCACCTGCAACACGCTGGTGCCCGGCTTCGTCATGACACCGCTGAACGCCCGGCTGTCCTCCGACCCGGAGCGGGTCGCGGCCCTGGCCGCGCGGACCATGGTCGGCCGCAACGGCCTGGCCGGCGACTTCGCCGGAGCCGCGGTGTTCCTGGCGAGCCGCGCCTCGGGGTACGTCACCGGCCAGTCGATATTCGTCGACGGCGGCTTCTCGGTGCACTGA
- a CDS encoding SulP family inorganic anion transporter has product MTTTNDGRQAASWWRAVPGIRAVTTYRRAWLPKDLVAGVVLTTLLVPQGMAYAELAGLPPITGLYTTILCLLGYAVCGPSRILVLGPDSSLGPMIAASVLPLVAADGDPDRAVALASMLAVMVAAIMILASVAKLGFVADLISKPTMIGYMNGLALTILIGQLPKLLGFSVDADHLVEEAAGVVEKIADGAVVPAAAAVGCGGIALILVLQRLLPKIPAVLVMVVLAIAATAAFDLGGRGVHLVGQLPEGFPPFTLPDVRLSDLAPLSVGALGIALVSLADTISNASAFAARTGQEVRGNQEMAGVGAANLAAGLFQGFPVSASGSRTAVAERTGARSQLTGVVGAALIALMLLVAPGLFRDLPQPALAAVVVTASLSLADIPGTVRLWRQRRAECLLSLAAFAGVALLGVLEGIAIAVALSVLNVFRRAWWPYNTVLGRVKGLEGYHDVRSHPGAERLPGLVLHRWDAPLIFANAKTFRDEILRLARTEPRPTWIVVAAEPVTDVDTTASDVLEELDATLNAEGVHLVFAELKDPVRRKIERYELTRTIDPEHFFPTVEAAVAAFRQRTGARWQPAGGDATRPGE; this is encoded by the coding sequence ATGACGACCACGAACGACGGACGACAAGCGGCCTCGTGGTGGCGGGCCGTCCCCGGGATCCGGGCGGTGACGACGTACCGGCGCGCCTGGCTGCCGAAGGACCTGGTCGCCGGGGTCGTCCTGACCACCCTGCTGGTGCCGCAGGGCATGGCCTACGCCGAACTCGCCGGGCTGCCGCCGATCACCGGCCTCTACACGACGATCCTCTGTCTGCTCGGCTACGCGGTGTGCGGGCCGTCCCGGATCCTGGTGCTGGGCCCGGACTCCTCGCTCGGACCGATGATCGCCGCGAGCGTGCTGCCCCTGGTGGCCGCCGACGGCGACCCCGACCGCGCGGTCGCGCTGGCCTCCATGCTCGCCGTGATGGTGGCCGCGATCATGATCCTGGCCTCGGTGGCGAAGCTCGGGTTCGTCGCCGACCTGATCTCCAAGCCGACCATGATCGGCTATATGAACGGCCTGGCCCTGACCATCCTCATCGGTCAGCTCCCCAAGCTGCTCGGCTTCTCGGTCGACGCGGACCATCTCGTCGAGGAGGCCGCCGGGGTCGTGGAGAAGATCGCCGACGGCGCGGTGGTGCCGGCCGCCGCCGCGGTCGGCTGCGGCGGGATCGCGCTGATCCTGGTCCTGCAACGGCTGCTGCCGAAGATCCCCGCCGTGCTCGTCATGGTGGTCCTCGCGATCGCCGCGACCGCCGCCTTCGACCTCGGCGGGCGCGGGGTGCACCTCGTCGGTCAACTCCCCGAGGGCTTCCCGCCGTTCACCCTGCCCGACGTCCGGCTCTCCGACCTGGCGCCGCTGTCGGTCGGGGCGCTGGGCATCGCGCTGGTCTCCCTCGCCGACACCATCTCCAACGCCTCCGCCTTCGCCGCCCGCACCGGCCAGGAGGTCCGCGGCAACCAGGAGATGGCCGGCGTCGGCGCCGCGAACCTGGCGGCCGGCCTCTTCCAGGGCTTCCCGGTCAGCGCCAGCGGATCCCGTACGGCGGTGGCGGAGCGCACCGGGGCCAGAAGCCAGCTCACCGGGGTCGTCGGCGCGGCGCTGATCGCCCTGATGCTGCTGGTCGCCCCCGGCCTCTTCCGCGACCTGCCCCAGCCGGCCCTGGCCGCCGTCGTCGTCACCGCGTCCCTGTCCCTGGCCGACATCCCCGGCACGGTACGGCTGTGGCGGCAGCGCCGGGCCGAATGCCTGCTGTCGCTCGCCGCGTTCGCCGGGGTGGCCCTGCTCGGCGTCCTGGAGGGCATCGCGATCGCGGTGGCCCTGTCGGTGCTGAACGTGTTCCGGCGCGCCTGGTGGCCGTACAACACCGTGCTGGGGCGGGTGAAGGGGCTGGAGGGGTACCACGACGTGCGCTCGCACCCGGGGGCCGAACGGCTGCCGGGACTGGTGCTGCACCGGTGGGACGCGCCGCTGATCTTCGCCAACGCCAAGACGTTCCGCGACGAGATCCTGCGGCTCGCCCGCACCGAGCCGAGGCCCACCTGGATCGTGGTCGCGGCGGAGCCGGTGACGGACGTGGACACGACCGCCTCGGACGTGCTGGAGGAACTCGACGCGACCCTGAACGCCGAGGGCGTCCACTTGGTGTTCGCCGAGCTGAAGGACCCGGTGCGCCGGAAGATCGAGCGGTACGAGCTGACCCGCACCATCGACCCGGAGCACTTCTTCCCGACGGTGGAGGCCGCCGTCGCCGCGTTCCGGCAGCGCACGGGGGCGCGCTGGCAACCGGCGGGCGGTGACGCTACGCGGCCTGGGGAGTGA
- a CDS encoding DUF7144 family membrane protein — protein MGMTHATQKTSSARRQWAEGLMVFAAVTLMIAGVLDIFRGIMGIAEDDIFVTTRDYVFQFDLTGWGWIHLALGVVAVIVSMGLFQGATWARWSGVAIASLIIIANFLSLPYYPVWSVVMIAFSAFIIWGLCVARPTEDSGY, from the coding sequence ATCGGGATGACACACGCCACGCAAAAGACGTCGTCCGCGAGGCGACAGTGGGCCGAGGGCCTGATGGTCTTCGCCGCCGTGACGCTCATGATCGCCGGGGTGCTCGACATCTTCCGCGGCATCATGGGCATCGCCGAGGACGACATCTTCGTCACCACACGCGACTACGTCTTCCAGTTCGACCTCACCGGGTGGGGCTGGATCCATCTCGCCCTCGGCGTGGTCGCGGTGATCGTCAGCATGGGGCTGTTCCAGGGCGCCACCTGGGCGCGCTGGTCCGGTGTGGCGATCGCTTCGCTGATCATCATCGCCAACTTCCTGTCCCTGCCGTACTACCCGGTCTGGTCGGTCGTGATGATCGCGTTCTCCGCGTTCATCATCTGGGGCCTGTGCGTGGCACGCCCGACCGAGGACTCCGGCTACTAG
- a CDS encoding type II toxin-antitoxin system Rv0910 family toxin produces MAEINAEARIEAPAEKVWAQLTDWPAYGEWNATHTNFPQGGPDSLEVGATFQENMKLMGFPAEVEWTVAELEPARVLAIRGKGPMAVDVATRYTLTPDGDGTTVRIDGEFTGAAVSLMAGRLKDSGTAALNESLRKLGGLVS; encoded by the coding sequence ATGGCCGAGATCAACGCCGAGGCACGCATCGAGGCACCGGCCGAGAAGGTGTGGGCCCAGCTCACCGACTGGCCGGCGTACGGCGAGTGGAACGCGACCCACACCAACTTCCCGCAGGGCGGCCCCGATTCACTGGAGGTGGGCGCCACCTTCCAGGAGAACATGAAGCTGATGGGCTTCCCGGCCGAGGTCGAGTGGACGGTCGCCGAACTGGAACCGGCCCGCGTGCTGGCCATCCGCGGCAAGGGCCCGATGGCCGTGGACGTCGCGACCCGGTACACCCTCACCCCCGACGGCGACGGGACGACGGTCCGCATCGACGGCGAGTTCACGGGCGCGGCGGTGTCGCTGATGGCGGGCCGGCTCAAGGACTCGGGGACGGCGGCCCTCAACGAATCGCTGCGCAAGCTGGGCGGCCTGGTCTCCTGA
- a CDS encoding Clp protease N-terminal domain-containing protein: MQPRTPGTSRGPRQPIRERSGLGAEPTAALAAARRRALRDGDRQIDTAHLLHSLLDHDPQVCALFDGPQLARLLGYLVQRSIGYGLRWRGGVEDSGALPVVGPNAPPGEGLSPLAAVALERAGARAARRDGGPARGADLLAAIVDDPRARAVEVLTRAGVDVPALRTRLGDGSQEPTGE, translated from the coding sequence GTGCAGCCCCGTACTCCCGGTACTTCCCGCGGTCCCCGGCAGCCGATCCGTGAGCGCTCCGGGCTCGGTGCCGAGCCCACGGCTGCGCTGGCCGCCGCGCGCCGCCGGGCCCTGCGGGACGGGGACCGGCAGATCGACACCGCGCACCTCCTGCACTCGCTCCTGGACCACGACCCCCAGGTGTGCGCCCTCTTCGACGGCCCCCAGCTCGCCCGGCTGCTCGGCTACCTCGTGCAGCGCAGCATCGGCTACGGCTTGCGCTGGCGCGGCGGTGTCGAGGACTCCGGCGCCCTGCCCGTCGTAGGCCCGAACGCCCCGCCCGGCGAAGGGCTCTCCCCGCTGGCCGCCGTCGCCCTGGAGCGGGCCGGTGCGCGGGCCGCCCGGCGGGACGGCGGGCCCGCGCGCGGCGCCGATCTGCTCGCGGCGATCGTCGACGACCCGCGGGCGCGGGCCGTCGAGGTCCTCACCCGCGCGGGCGTCGACGTCCCCGCGCTCCGCACCCGCCTGGGCGACGGCTCGCAGGAGCCCACCGGGGAGTGA
- a CDS encoding MFS transporter, with protein sequence MARWRALAVLGTAQFLMVLDTSVMNVSISQLVEDFDTEVTAIQAVITLYALVMAAFMIVGGRLGDIFGRRRLFLVGLVVYGIGSALTAVAPTLWVLALGWSVIEGLGAALVLPAMAALVAESYQGRDRAVAYGVIGGLAGAGIAVGPLLGGWVTTYLTWRLVFAGEVVVVLVMLLCHRVVTEAPRTGPRPKLDGVGALLSAAGLGLCVLGVLQSGTWGWAQPRNPPFTVLGFAPTLFVIAAGAVVLAAFPHWERRREDRREDPLFHLGLLRVPALRSGLLTLLAQNLILLGLFFAIPLYLQVVQGFDAFETGLRLLPVSATMLVTSLAAAPLGRAVGPRRVVRLGLLLLAASVVWLLATIDPVIDDGQFAGAMALLGIGMGLLASQLGNIVQSSVGEAERSEVGGLQFTAQNLGSALGTALIGSLLVGALAHAFTTEIEDDPRLSEQARQETGVALESGVSFVSTDQVRTGAERAGLPPGEVDALVDSYAAAQLDGLKAAVLAAGGVTLAALLVTPGLPGRAGVRSKSSEGVGGSGASDESGGSGASDESGGSDASGLSGPTG encoded by the coding sequence ATGGCACGCTGGCGGGCCCTGGCCGTCCTGGGCACGGCCCAGTTCCTGATGGTCCTGGACACCTCGGTCATGAACGTCTCGATCAGCCAGTTGGTCGAGGACTTCGACACCGAGGTCACGGCCATCCAGGCGGTCATCACGCTGTACGCGCTGGTCATGGCCGCCTTCATGATCGTGGGCGGCCGGCTCGGGGACATCTTCGGGCGGCGCCGGCTGTTCCTGGTCGGTCTCGTCGTCTACGGCATCGGATCCGCCCTGACCGCCGTGGCACCCACCCTCTGGGTGCTCGCGCTGGGCTGGTCGGTGATCGAGGGGCTCGGCGCCGCGCTGGTGCTGCCGGCCATGGCGGCCCTCGTCGCCGAGTCCTACCAGGGCCGCGACCGGGCCGTCGCCTACGGCGTCATCGGCGGCCTCGCCGGTGCGGGCATCGCCGTCGGACCGCTGCTCGGCGGCTGGGTGACGACGTACCTCACCTGGCGGCTGGTGTTCGCGGGCGAGGTCGTGGTCGTCCTGGTCATGCTGCTCTGCCACCGGGTCGTCACCGAAGCTCCCCGGACCGGCCCGCGCCCCAAGCTGGACGGCGTCGGCGCCCTGCTGTCGGCCGCCGGGCTGGGCCTGTGCGTGCTCGGTGTGCTCCAGAGTGGAACGTGGGGGTGGGCGCAGCCCCGCAACCCGCCCTTCACCGTGCTGGGCTTCGCGCCGACCCTGTTCGTCATCGCCGCCGGAGCGGTCGTCCTGGCCGCCTTTCCGCACTGGGAGCGGCGCCGGGAGGACCGCCGGGAGGATCCCCTCTTCCACCTGGGGCTGCTGCGCGTCCCGGCCCTGCGTTCCGGGCTGCTGACCCTGCTCGCCCAGAACCTCATCCTGCTGGGACTGTTCTTCGCCATCCCGCTGTATCTCCAGGTGGTCCAGGGGTTCGACGCCTTCGAGACGGGGCTGCGGCTGCTGCCGGTGTCCGCGACCATGCTCGTGACCTCGCTGGCCGCCGCGCCGCTCGGACGGGCGGTCGGGCCCCGGCGGGTGGTCCGGCTGGGGCTGCTCCTGCTGGCCGCCTCGGTCGTGTGGCTGCTGGCGACCATCGACCCCGTCATCGACGACGGTCAGTTCGCCGGCGCCATGGCGCTCCTCGGCATCGGCATGGGGCTGCTCGCCTCGCAGCTCGGCAACATCGTGCAGTCCAGCGTCGGCGAGGCGGAGCGCAGCGAGGTCGGCGGCCTTCAGTTCACCGCCCAGAACCTGGGGTCGGCGCTCGGCACCGCGCTCATCGGGTCACTGCTCGTCGGGGCGCTCGCCCATGCCTTCACCACCGAGATCGAGGACGATCCACGGCTGTCCGAGCAGGCCCGGCAGGAGACCGGGGTGGCCCTGGAGTCCGGGGTCAGCTTCGTCTCCACCGACCAGGTGCGCACCGGTGCCGAGCGGGCCGGGCTGCCGCCGGGCGAGGTCGACGCGCTGGTGGACTCGTACGCGGCGGCGCAGCTCGACGGCTTGAAGGCGGCCGTACTGGCGGCGGGGGGTGTCACGCTCGCCGCGTTGCTGGTGACGCCGGGGTTGCCGGGTCGGGCGGGGGTGCGTTCCAAGTCGTCTGAAGGGGTCGGTGGGTCCGGCGCGTCCGATGAGTCCGGCGGGTCCGGCGCATCTGATGAGTCCGGCGGGTCCGATGCGTCCGGTCTGTCCGGTCCGACCGGCTGA
- a CDS encoding PadR family transcriptional regulator translates to MRTHGYERGHGQDGPFRRGRGGFEGGRAAFGPFGPGGPGGPGFGPGGGFGPGFGPGGPWGGRGRGGPRGRARRGDVRASILALLKDRPMHGYEMIQEIAERSGGAWKPSPGSVYPTLQLLEDEGLIGSESEGGKKLFALTEEGRAAAEEGPDAPWEDAGRGVDWEALGEVRQAGFGLMEAFGQVWKAGSKEQREKALAVVNEARKKLYLILADED, encoded by the coding sequence ATGCGTACCCACGGATATGAGCGTGGACATGGTCAGGACGGCCCCTTCCGGCGTGGCCGGGGTGGCTTCGAGGGTGGGCGTGCGGCCTTCGGGCCCTTCGGTCCGGGGGGCCCGGGTGGTCCGGGGTTCGGCCCCGGCGGCGGGTTCGGGCCCGGATTCGGGCCCGGTGGGCCCTGGGGCGGCCGAGGGCGTGGCGGGCCCAGGGGGAGGGCGCGGCGCGGTGATGTGCGGGCCTCGATCCTGGCCCTGCTCAAGGACCGGCCGATGCACGGCTACGAGATGATCCAGGAGATCGCCGAGCGCAGCGGCGGGGCGTGGAAGCCCAGCCCCGGTTCGGTGTACCCCACCCTCCAACTGCTGGAGGACGAGGGCCTGATCGGCAGTGAGAGCGAGGGCGGCAAGAAGCTCTTCGCGCTCACCGAGGAGGGCCGCGCGGCCGCCGAGGAAGGCCCCGACGCCCCCTGGGAGGACGCCGGCCGCGGTGTCGACTGGGAGGCGCTCGGCGAGGTCCGCCAGGCCGGCTTCGGTCTGATGGAGGCCTTCGGGCAGGTCTGGAAGGCCGGCAGCAAGGAGCAGCGCGAGAAGGCCCTCGCGGTCGTCAACGAGGCCCGCAAGAAGCTGTACCTGATCCTCGCCGACGAGGACTGA
- a CDS encoding SHOCT domain-containing protein: MYLAYDYPLLSAFWTMLVFFLWVMWFVLLFRIVVDIFRDDDLSGWAKAGWLVFCVVLPFLGVFVYVVARGKNMGKREMAQARAQQQEFDQYIRDTAKGHGGGSGSSVDQLHKLSEMKSRGDITDEEFRRAKAQILGDQPPADRPGPVASGTGASR; this comes from the coding sequence ATGTACCTCGCGTACGACTACCCGCTGCTCAGCGCGTTCTGGACCATGCTGGTCTTCTTCCTGTGGGTCATGTGGTTCGTGCTGCTGTTCCGGATCGTCGTCGACATCTTCCGCGACGACGACCTCAGCGGCTGGGCCAAGGCCGGCTGGCTGGTCTTCTGTGTCGTACTGCCCTTCCTGGGCGTGTTCGTCTACGTGGTCGCCCGCGGCAAGAACATGGGCAAGCGCGAGATGGCCCAGGCGCGTGCGCAGCAGCAGGAGTTCGACCAGTACATCCGTGACACCGCCAAGGGTCACGGCGGCGGCTCCGGCAGCAGTGTCGACCAGCTCCACAAGCTGTCCGAGATGAAGAGCCGCGGTGACATCACGGACGAGGAGTTCCGCCGGGCCAAGGCGCAGATCCTGGGCGACCAGCCCCCCGCGGACCGCCCCGGACCGGTCGCCTCCGGAACCGGCGCGAGCCGCTGA